The window ATTGGATTGATTGCATTTAAACTGGGAGAAAAAGCTGTAAATAGCAGAATGACTTTCGGTTATCAACGATTAGAAATCCTAGCTGCATTATTTAATGGTCTTTTACTAGTTGGGATTGCTTTGATTATTATCTACGAAGCGTTAAAAAGATTTGCTAATCCTCAGGAAATTTCAAGTATTGGTATGCTTGCAGTAGCGATCACTGGTGCTATTGTAAATATTATTGTCGCGTACATTTTAACAAGAGCTGATACTACAGAAAATATTAACTTGAGAGCTGCATTTATGCATGTTTTAGGGGATTTGTTAGGCTCGGTTGGTGCTATTATTGCTTCTATTCTTATTATGTTATTCGATTGGTCCATTGCTGATCCTATAGCAAGTCTACTTATCTCTATAATCATTCTAAGAAATGGAATTGAGATAACAACTATATCCTTTCATATTTTAATGGAGGGCATTCCGATGAATATGGATGTCAAGAAAATCCGAGAGTCCCTCTTAAATATCCAAGGGGTTGTAGGTATGCACGATTTCCATGTATGGAGTATCACATCAGATTTCCCAACAGTAACCTGCCATCTTGAAATAGTACGTAATGAACATGATAAAGTGATAAAGGATGCATTAAAAATTTTACATGATGAATTTCATATTGAACACGCAACCATCCAAGTGGAACGTGTAAGTGCAAAACATGAGGAATATGAGCATCATCGTTGTAATTCATATACTTAAATTCATTTTAGTAATCGCCTTTTCTAATGGAGAGGGTGATTTTTTTATGTGACAATGCATGATTCTTCTCACTGGTAGCAAACTGATAATCATAGTT is drawn from Lysinibacillus sp. SGAir0095 and contains these coding sequences:
- a CDS encoding cation diffusion facilitator family transporter, with translation MAHSHSHSHQHHIKNKKALLVSFFIIASFVIVVFIGGLLTNSLTLLSDAGHMFSDALSLGIGLIAFKLGEKAVNSRMTFGYQRLEILAALFNGLLLVGIALIIIYEALKRFANPQEISSIGMLAVAITGAIVNIIVAYILTRADTTENINLRAAFMHVLGDLLGSVGAIIASILIMLFDWSIADPIASLLISIIILRNGIEITTISFHILMEGIPMNMDVKKIRESLLNIQGVVGMHDFHVWSITSDFPTVTCHLEIVRNEHDKVIKDALKILHDEFHIEHATIQVERVSAKHEEYEHHRCNSYT